AACAACAGTACCTATGGAGGCCCAAGAAGCTCCCTGCCAGATATCATTTAGCTGCCAGTAAAGAGCTCCACTCGTgtacccttctcctttctcattcaGATCGCTCATCGCACGACGGTAGAATTCTGTTTCAGTCTTTATAGCAACTGCCTGGTGAATCTGTTAGGAGTAATCATGTATTAAAACACTAGTCTAAGAATTagcattcaaaaatatatatatatatagatagatagcttgaaaaTACACACTTAACACAGTTCCAATACAGGCTCTTTTGTTTCTCAAGTATTTAGTTCACCAGTAATCTCTTCTGAAATCATTTTTATACAAGCTAACCAATACAACATGAAACAAAGACTTTGTAAGATTTCACCTACAAGTACATATCTCCCCTCCCACTAAGAACttctcacacacatcacacctgGCTGAGATACAGATAATATTCATAGACTTCAACAGATCCATCTTGGGGaggcatgtgcatatgcaagccAATCTGCAATGCTAGTTCTGCCTGTCCACCTGGGTGGTGCTGACGGTGGTACATCATAGCTGACTCTCTGTTCCAGTCCTCTTCTGTAGTCACTGCCTTCATTGTCCTGATAACAGATTTTGAGTGACTAGttgaattttatgatttactttaatcattataaGGACTAATATTATCTGTCAGtgatattcatttcttttcttttctttttttaaggacaGAATATCAGGttttgaatgcatatatacatacctgaagacaggccaagactggaagccaTACTCAGAGGCAAACCTCGTTCTTGGTGTAGCATGACCAAGCCAAGCATCACTCAGGTAATTGTAATAGTGGACTGTTGTAGGGAAAGAAtagtatgaaaataatatcacATTATGTAAAACAGACACACCACATAAGTACATATGCCATATCCAAATCTggtacaaaaaaaaactacataaattCCTTCAATATCAAAGTGCCATATCCATTCAATTCATTCATATCTAATTCAACATGAAAATCACAAGTAGAATACATTACAGGTATGAAAATTCAACTAACCATCACCATACAGAGTACTGTACGGATTAACGGCAACGTGACCTTCTTCCTCCGATTCAATACCATTGTTTGGAGAACTTATCACGAAAGGATGACTGTCATCAGTTTCCACTGCCACTGTCTTTATTGTGTCTACATACAGCTTTATGTAGTCTCTCTTATAGAGCTCGAAGTCTGATGCTGTTCCATACCTATTAAAGATACAAGTAGATTTATGCCAGACTTTGGTCTTCTGTTGCTCCataaaatcattaaataaataaacacattacaAAAGCAAGAATACCATCAACTATGATGTATGATTTCAAAATGCTGTGGTTAAATATAATTCACTTAGGAATTAAAACAAACTTCTAAATCAAAGCCTCTTATCACAAACATCCTAATGAACTTGTCAAGCTAACATTGGTTACTGATACCGTTTAAAAATTGCAAAggtcatgaaaaaaaattaatatgaaaaaataaattcatatgtGTAATATCAAATGTTCCTGTAGTAAAGTATATATAACAATcacattatctattatatatgaatataaaatagttGCAACGTGTACTGATTCTACAAAATTCCTACAGTCCAGCAAAACATTAAAGGTATGcagaaaggaggagaataagccTGGTATGCAATATCAGATGACTAGGTATGAATGGCATATTTCAAAGATGATTAATATACTCTATGGCTTTTGAGTGAATAAGgataaaatttaaattaaaattcaTCTGGAATACAGAAATCAAAATCTCTTACCAGTTGCCCCTCAATGCAGCCTCATTCTCATTGTTACCGGCCCAAAGGAGAATGCTTGGGTGATGTTGAAGACGCTGAATCTGCATTTTGATTTCCATCTTTGTTGTCTCAAGGAATGGTTCATCGACAGGGTACATACTGCAAGCAAACATGAAATCCTGCCATATAAGGAGTCCAAGCTCATCTGCAATCTGTTGAaggtacgagaaaaaaaaaataatttagttcCTTGCTTtgtaagaagagaaataaagaaaaaacatttgaTCTGAAGATATTTTATACCTTTTACACAACAGTTTCAGAAAGGCAAATTCCATATCGCCCTCATATCACTGCTTTACTCTACATATAAAAACTAGTGGGAATGCCAAAATGCCACAATACCTCATAAAACACATCAGTCTCATAGATGCCTCCACCCCACACTCGAATGCAGTTTTGATGAGTATCAGCCGCTGCCTTCAAAAGTTCCCTTGTGTAATGTTCTGTCACCATCTCTGGCAGTACATGAGCAGGTATCCAATTGGTGCCTTTCATGAACATTGTAATATTGTTCACTATCACCCTATAGTGCCGACCTGTGGGGAAACAGAAACTAGCATTATTGATGACTATTATTGTGAACTTCATTttcttgataatgaaaatgtttcaAGTATGCTAAGCATGACTGATGAGTTTAAATGaaaactgataacaaaaataacaagtttATCCTTACACTCATTTTATCTAAAATCTCTTCCTCAAGAAGTGTCTCCAAACCCACATTTAAAAATAGGACAAAAGATCTAAAAAATcttccttttcaaaaaaaaaaaaaaaaaaaaaaaaaaaaaaaattacctttggCTGGATCAGCTTCATCGACATAGTCTTGGTTCAGATCTACCGTTCGGAACCCAACCCGTACACTTGCACTGGACTCCTCGCTCTGGTCCTTGTTCTTCCAGACAGCCGACAGTTCATATAATGGCTGGGAACCATAACCATTGGGCCACCACATCTCTACTTGGTTCTGGGTGTATATTCAGtggaaaatgtttatatacagttAACTATGAGCTTTATCTATGAATGTAAAAACTATCGATTGGAAAATTCAAGAAAGgaaattttatttcattaaatCCTCTTTTGTGTATGGCAAAGTGGAcaatattgaaaaagaaaaaaatctccatGTATGCTATAGCTTTATAAAAGGTATACATTCATTTAAGTATTGTTAACTCTGAAAATTACATTAACATACCTCTTCAAGGGTGAAATTTAAGGTGAGCATTGTCTCATACTTATCAATGACAGCAGTGACTGTATACTTCATGCTAAAGATATCTgccagagacacatacacacttccaTCCATTTGTCTTTGTTCAATGGCTGAGTCACACAACACCTAAATCATGGACAAAGTGATAGAGATGAAGTTATCAGAGTATCTTCACAAGGTGGTATTCACTTTTAATTAAATCTGGAAAATGACTCTGCATGCTGAAAACATTACTGTGAAAATATCTTGTTCTTAGACTGATCATGTAGGCATATTATACATCATATTCCATTTTAGAAGCAATTTCTCAGGTAGCTGAGAAACACAcccaataactataataataatgatgatgatgatgatataaaagtgATATTATTGCTTTCATCTCCAACTTCCAATGACCTGCATTAcccaaagagaaatggaaaatgatCCCATCAGAAGGCTATACCTTTACAGTGACATCCCAACCAGGTTTGAAACTGTGGTCTGGGACTGAAGGCAGAGTAGACGTAGGACGGGCAGTAAACATAATGTTTTTGACAAGTAAAGAGTTCCATCCAACTATGTGCCAGTCTTTCCtgttaaggaaaaaatatatatcattcagaTCCGAAGACTATTTACTTGTGCAGTTTCAAGGTAGAAAAGTGAAagtcataaataataatgatatatgcatatggtgATATATATTTCAGAGATCCTTCAGAAAAAGTACTCTATTTTAAGTATCTAACACTTGTCAAATCAGAATTAGCAGAAAACCATACAATTCAGTGATCATTCATGTTCAACCCACTTATAAAACCCTAAAGGGAAAACACCATTCACACAGAAAGAAAGCACTTATTACACACCAAATCCCCGAATTGGCAAAGGCTGGACCCCAATCCCAGCTGAAAGAGGCCTGCATCTTGCGAATGTGGTTGGCGTGGCATATCCCTTTGAATGCTGGATCCACACACTTTGGTGGAACTATGTAGTCTACAGCCTGTTCATTGTACTTCTGGGTGGCATACTCACTGGGCGATCGGAATGCAACATCGAGATTTACTGTTGTGCCCTAAGAAGAAAGGAGATGCGGACTTATATGTTATAagcttttttacattttctttgtcaGTTCAATGTGCATTTTACTCTATTTTCAATTTACATTTAATTACAGGATGCATTCCCTTACAGTGACAATCTCCCATGCAAAGGGCAAAATCATATTACTGTGTTGATAAAAAAGGGACTATACATGAAATAAATTTACTCAATAAACTTCTCAATATACTTcaatatatttctgcatataaTCAGCCTAATATaattctcacccatttccttcctGCCCCCTTTTACTCCCATTCTCACAAACCTCAAGGTAATCCTTCACATCGAACACATATCTGACAAACATGTTGTTTGACTCCCCCACAGTCTTGGAGTTGACCACAACCTCGGCTGCTGTGTCTAAACCCTCAAAAATCAGTGCTACTCGTTCATGTTCCACTAATTTGGGGTCAACTGCAAGAGAAGGCATTGCACACTCTAAATACAGGCATATcagttagaataataataatgattatgataataattatgatgttgataataatactaatagtaataatagtaataatagtgatgatgatgatgatgatgatgatgatgatgatgatgatgatgatgatgatgatgatgatgatgatgatgatgatgatgatgatgatgatgatgatgttgataacagtaataacaataataacaataataacaataacaataataacaataacaataataacaataacaataataacaataacaataataacaataacaataataataacaataataaaaataataataataataataataacaataataataatgataatgataagaagaagaaaaggaatattatgaagaagggaaaaaaagataatgataaaaaatataattaatataaataaccaacaataaaaacaacaatactaaaaaatACAACAGCTCTAATCACCAACCTACCTACaaccacaaagaagaagaaaaagaaaagaagagaaaaaaaaaaatcagcttacCGTCAAATGCCGTAGAGTAGGTCCAGTTATCATTGGCTACCCAACGGTACTCGAAATCATTGAAGCGATGGTAGAAGTCGCCCCCATTCAGAACATTGGCTAAGAGGAGGTCAGTGTACACCCCCCCTGGCACGGTTCCTCCAACCTGGATGGCTGCAAATTGAAATCGTTCATTATTAGCGTCATTGGTTATCACTTGGTCAATTCATTAAATTTACAACCCAGAGAGGGTTTATATTCTGGAAAATTTAGACATTGAATCACTCAGTGGTGGTGGCGgtagtagaggtggtggtgggggttgaggatgtggaggtggtgatgggggtTAAGGAGATGGAggtgatagtggtggaggtggaggttaaggtgatggtggagatggatgTGGAGGTGGTTGTtgaagaggtggtggagaaggtggaggtgatgatgatgatggtgaggatgatgatggtgatggtgaggaggaggatggtgatgatggtgaggaggaggatggtgatggtgaggaggaggaggaggaggatggtgaggaggaggaggatggtggtgatggtgaggaggaagaggatagtggtgatggtgaggaggaggaggatggtggtgatggtgaggaggaggatggtggtgatggtgaggaggaggatggtggtgatggtgaggaggaggaggatggtggtgatggtgaggaggaggatggtggtgatggtgaggaggaggatggtggtgatggtgaggaggaggatggtgatggtgaggaggaggatggtggtgatggtgaggaggaggatggtggtgatggtgaggatgaggaggatagtggtgatggtgaggaggaggatggtggtgatggtgaggatgaggaggatagtggtgatggtgaggatgaggatggtggtgatggtgaggaggatggtggtgatggtgaggaggaggatggtggtgatggtgaggaggaggatggtggtgatggtgaggaggaggatggtggtgatggtgggaggaggatggtggtgatggtgaggaggaggatggtggtgatggtgaggaggaggatggtggtgatggtgaggaggaggatggtggtgatggtgaggaggaggatggtggtgatggtgaggaggaggatggtggtgatggtgaggaggaggatggtggtgatggtgaggaggaggatggtggtgatggtgaggaggaggatggtggtgatggtgaggaggaggatggtggtgatggtgaggaggaggatggtggtgatggtgaggaggaggatagtggtgatggtgatggtgaggaggatggtggtgatggtgaggaggatggtggtgatggtgaggaggatggtggtgatggtgaggaggaggatggtggtgatggtgaggaggaggatggtggtgatggtgaggaggaggaggatggtggtgatggtgatggtgatggtgaggaggaggaggaggatgatggtggtgatggtgaggaggaggaggaggatggtggtgatggtgaggaggaggaggaggatggtggtggtggtgatggtgatggtgatggtgatggtgatggtgatggtgaggaggaggaggaggaggatgatggtggtgatggtgaggaggaggaggatggtggtgatggtgaggaggaggaggatggtggtgatggtgaggaggaggaggaggagggtgatggtgaggaggaggaggaggagggtgatgaggaggaggaggaggaggaggaggaggaggagggtgatgatgaggatggtggtgattggggtgatggtgatggtggtgatgatgatgaggaggaggatggtggtggtggtgataatgatgattgtgatgataatgatgatgaggatgatgatggtgatggtaatgatgtggtGATAACGatcttaatactaataacaataacttaaacagctttaacaactacactaataacaataatggtgatgacaatagtaccaatatcattataacaacctCACCCACttctgccctgcccccccccccccctttaaacccccAGAATACACCGCCAACTCACTGCCATTCCCATTCCTCAGCGACCAATTAGACGGAATCATAATTATCGTGTCGTGTGCCGTGTGAGTGCTGGCATAGGCGACATAGGCGAGGTAACTGGCCACAGCACACATTATGGCCACGCAGAAGAGCACTGGGCCATACACACGCCACCACGGCCCTTCTCTGCGGGCCTCTCGCTCGCGGTTCAGGGGGTTGGGGGCCATGATTTGCTCtcgcctttgcctttgccttttctgtctccttttctctttctctttctctttctctttctctctctgtttgtttttttgtttttttttaattgtgttacATGTCTATTTTTGGTCTAATTTCCGTACACTGTTTTATCATTTCATGATATTCTTTTCTcgtcgttattttttttcctttcttttctttcttttcggtaATGTGGGATCGCATCTGGTATATTTTCAAACTTAAACTTCTACTTTACAATTGAATTCTAAGTGATTTCTattgctgaaaaaaaaatgtaagaagttTACATTTTTTCTATACCAAGTTACCATCATACTTCTGAAAAAGTTTcgcctccaaaaaaaaaaacaattcaattTATCACAATAATCTTCTACAATAATCCCAGTGTAAAATTAAAAGTAGCATTCACTTTCTCAGAACTATCACTCTCTGTCATTCTGAAGAAACGTTTCGAAAACCCGAGTGTATTCGCCCGCTCCCGCAACACTGATGGCATAAGGTGTATAGCATGTCTAAACAGATACCTTATCTGTACTGATAGCTTATCTAAATAGATTCTCTTCCTCCATGTGTTTCTCTGTTCAATTTGTTTATCAAGAAGAGTAGGGGCTGTAtggatgaatggggggggggaggtgtgtgtgtgtgtgtgtgtgtgtgtgtgtgtgtgtgtgtgtgtgtgtgtgtgtgtgtgtgtgtgtgtgtgtgtgtgtgtgtgagagagtgtgtgagtgtgagtgtgagtgtgtgtgtgtgtgtgtgagtaagagttgtgagtgtgtgagttagagttgtgagtgtgtgagttagagttgtgagtgtgtgagttagaGTTTGAGTTAGAGCTAATGAGAAtgagtatgcgtgcatgtgtgtgggcgGGCCGACGTGTCCTTAAATGCAGCCAAATGGAGTGTTCCCACACACACTGCATAACATCCCCTTTTGTATCAGTCACAAGCCAAATTGGAATCAAGCGAAAATGTCATATTTTCCTTAAAGACTGATACCTAAGTTCTTTTAATCTTTACAAGAAACACGTATggggtgataataatattttcttcATAATTACCAATAATGCCTGCCAAAGCTTTACTATTAATAGCTCCAGTTGCCTGTAATGTAACTGAAAACCTGCGAACCATTTAATCAATATGGCCAAAATACGCTAGTTATTAATGTTAACCATTCTCAGGTGGAAAAATACTGGTAAAACTGCGCTCttccaaatatataaaaataatgataaataaatatataaaaataataataaatagatatataaaaataattatttataaatatattaaaataataataaataaatatataaaaataacaataaataaacatataaaactaatgataataaaaaaataataataacaataataataacaataataataataatagcaacaacgacaacaacaataataataataatgaatactcaAAATACAATATACTTACAGCCATTTCCGTTAGTCAAAGACCAGTCAGCCTCACGCACTTGATGACTGTAAAAGGCCTTAGAAGCGGAAATTGTCCCCAACAGCAAAATTACAGACTTCCTGAGGTCCATCTTGAAGGCGCGTTTCATCACCTATTCGAGAACAAAAAGTTACTGCATTGttagaaaattattttatttatatacttattcatttatttattgggggggggggttgcttcaGGATCTATGTATGTTGGTTTGTTAGTATGATCATTTataatctgtgtatgtgtctgcgatGTTTAATGCAAGGTCTGCATATATTGGCTTATCATTACAGCCTCTAACGTTCTATATTTATGCTTCTCCTCGACGCTTAATTCAAGATCTACATATACATTGACTTAATTACCCACACTCTCTAACAATCTATCTCTGTTTCCATATtcaatctaatctaatctaattaaATTTAATGTTTTCTGCGATGTTAAATCAAAAACCTATTCACTTTGGTTTAACTAACCTCCCAGAGCGAGAGTTAGAAGCACACTCAAATGACCACCAACTGAGTACCTCTCTATACAGACAAAAATCTATTAATGAGAAAACCAACACTTGTCAGCGAGATAAGTCAGATCGCGCTGAAAACCGGTGCACGTGGCGTGAGCTCCTGTGAATGTACTTGTTAATTTAAGTTGTCATTGTGGTgcaacccccccaatcctttgcccgttgttgtcgtgggggggcttaggagacgaagtctgagacccaatgatagggaactcctcaaccttgggactcagccatcgactcaactaattttacatagtcttttttcccactcatacttttcgtttcaatttcttcaccaatcccttctactatccacctcctaaggtgtgagccgtgctgaaaggatgaaaggctgactttatgtcagtcctgaacggcctgagggaaccatgggcacggtattcccctgccatacctggcccttacccctcaaggggaccctgaggggtggacttttttttccctaacatactccaggcttatcatggccaataatgaagacataatccCAATCTTAGGGGTAATGAGGCTtgtccctttatcaaatagccccaatcccggttctcctttgaccacggctccgaacactgcaacaactcccccatcatcaatgcatactagtacagtatcaaccctaatcaacaaccaacccccaggagacatttctactctaccaacatgctcaacttcaacacctttactcccacaaccttcttcatcaaccaccccatctccccttattactaccttacaaccttattgcccacctctccataacactacccccctcaacactactccctcctccatacgtccccgcacttctactacccccacctctacaagaatcctaaataccctatttagcccagccaaatgggaccgatttttcgtgatccctcccacagctccctactctcaaaacac
The sequence above is drawn from the Penaeus chinensis breed Huanghai No. 1 chromosome 28, ASM1920278v2, whole genome shotgun sequence genome and encodes:
- the LOC125040165 gene encoding beta-mannosidase-like isoform X2; translation: MSLSWRGKVMKRAFKMDLRKSVILLLGTISASKAFYSHQVREADWSLTNGNGSIQVGGTVPGGVYTDLLLANVLNGGDFYHRFNDFEYRWVANDNWTYSTAFDVDPKLVEHERVALIFEGLDTAAEVVVNSKTVGESNNMFVRYVFDVKDYLEGTTVNLDVAFRSPSEYATQKYNEQAVDYIVPPKCVDPAFKGICHANHIRKMQASFSWDWGPAFANSGIWKDWHIVGWNSLLVKNIMFTARPTSTLPSVPDHSFKPGWDVTVKVLCDSAIEQRQMDGSVYVSLADIFSMKYTVTAVIDKYETMLTLNFTLEENQVEMWWPNGYGSQPLYELSAVWKNKDQSEESSASVRVGFRTVDLNQDYVDEADPAKGRHYRVIVNNITMFMKGTNWIPAHVLPEMVTEHYTRELLKAAADTHQNCIRVWGGGIYETDVFYEIADELGLLIWQDFMFACSMYPVDEPFLETTKMEIKMQIQRLQHHPSILLWAGNNENEAALRGNWYGTASDFELYKRDYIKLYVDTIKTVAVETDDSHPFVISSPNNGIESEEEGHVAVNPYSTLYGDVHYYNYLSDAWLGHATPRTRFASEYGFQSWPVFRTMKAVTTEEDWNRESAMMYHRQHHPGGQAELALQIGLHMHMPPQDGSVEVYEYYLYLSQIHQAVAIKTETEFYRRAMSDLNEKGEGYTSGALYWQLNDIWQGASWASIEYGGRWKMLHYYVKKFFDPVLVSMYVENEKLFVYIVSDLVHPVDDLRLVIDLHRYDRKERVHNINDTVLVSPSEASLVMELDMWQDLQMDQLCTYDLYDEEDVCFVVSHLYHSNGSLAAPDNFLLFGKPKDAFLPHAVVWLNNISGPTQTQHSNWTFSMTVRSDEVALFVWLELDCPGVFSDNGFLMTGDVEVEFYAYEEITLTEIEENISVISLTDTYSKERVSKNFIDRAFHPNDIMNVVHF
- the LOC125040165 gene encoding beta-mannosidase-like isoform X1, which produces MAPNPLNREREARREGPWWRVYGPVLFCVAIMCAVASYLAYVAYASTHTAHDTIIMIPSNWSLRNGNGTIQVGGTVPGGVYTDLLLANVLNGGDFYHRFNDFEYRWVANDNWTYSTAFDVDPKLVEHERVALIFEGLDTAAEVVVNSKTVGESNNMFVRYVFDVKDYLEGTTVNLDVAFRSPSEYATQKYNEQAVDYIVPPKCVDPAFKGICHANHIRKMQASFSWDWGPAFANSGIWKDWHIVGWNSLLVKNIMFTARPTSTLPSVPDHSFKPGWDVTVKVLCDSAIEQRQMDGSVYVSLADIFSMKYTVTAVIDKYETMLTLNFTLEENQVEMWWPNGYGSQPLYELSAVWKNKDQSEESSASVRVGFRTVDLNQDYVDEADPAKGRHYRVIVNNITMFMKGTNWIPAHVLPEMVTEHYTRELLKAAADTHQNCIRVWGGGIYETDVFYEIADELGLLIWQDFMFACSMYPVDEPFLETTKMEIKMQIQRLQHHPSILLWAGNNENEAALRGNWYGTASDFELYKRDYIKLYVDTIKTVAVETDDSHPFVISSPNNGIESEEEGHVAVNPYSTLYGDVHYYNYLSDAWLGHATPRTRFASEYGFQSWPVFRTMKAVTTEEDWNRESAMMYHRQHHPGGQAELALQIGLHMHMPPQDGSVEVYEYYLYLSQIHQAVAIKTETEFYRRAMSDLNEKGEGYTSGALYWQLNDIWQGASWASIEYGGRWKMLHYYVKKFFDPVLVSMYVENEKLFVYIVSDLVHPVDDLRLVIDLHRYDRKERVHNINDTVLVSPSEASLVMELDMWQDLQMDQLCTYDLYDEEDVCFVVSHLYHSNGSLAAPDNFLLFGKPKDAFLPHAVVWLNNISGPTQTQHSNWTFSMTVRSDEVALFVWLELDCPGVFSDNGFLMTGDVEVEFYAYEEITLTEIEENISVISLTDTYSKERVSKNFIDRAFHPNDIMNVVHF
- the LOC125040165 gene encoding beta-mannosidase-like isoform X3, producing MKRAFKMDLRKSVILLLGTISASKAFYSHQVREADWSLTNGNGSIQVGGTVPGGVYTDLLLANVLNGGDFYHRFNDFEYRWVANDNWTYSTAFDVDPKLVEHERVALIFEGLDTAAEVVVNSKTVGESNNMFVRYVFDVKDYLEGTTVNLDVAFRSPSEYATQKYNEQAVDYIVPPKCVDPAFKGICHANHIRKMQASFSWDWGPAFANSGIWKDWHIVGWNSLLVKNIMFTARPTSTLPSVPDHSFKPGWDVTVKVLCDSAIEQRQMDGSVYVSLADIFSMKYTVTAVIDKYETMLTLNFTLEENQVEMWWPNGYGSQPLYELSAVWKNKDQSEESSASVRVGFRTVDLNQDYVDEADPAKGRHYRVIVNNITMFMKGTNWIPAHVLPEMVTEHYTRELLKAAADTHQNCIRVWGGGIYETDVFYEIADELGLLIWQDFMFACSMYPVDEPFLETTKMEIKMQIQRLQHHPSILLWAGNNENEAALRGNWYGTASDFELYKRDYIKLYVDTIKTVAVETDDSHPFVISSPNNGIESEEEGHVAVNPYSTLYGDVHYYNYLSDAWLGHATPRTRFASEYGFQSWPVFRTMKAVTTEEDWNRESAMMYHRQHHPGGQAELALQIGLHMHMPPQDGSVEVYEYYLYLSQIHQAVAIKTETEFYRRAMSDLNEKGEGYTSGALYWQLNDIWQGASWASIEYGGRWKMLHYYVKKFFDPVLVSMYVENEKLFVYIVSDLVHPVDDLRLVIDLHRYDRKERVHNINDTVLVSPSEASLVMELDMWQDLQMDQLCTYDLYDEEDVCFVVSHLYHSNGSLAAPDNFLLFGKPKDAFLPHAVVWLNNISGPTQTQHSNWTFSMTVRSDEVALFVWLELDCPGVFSDNGFLMTGDVEVEFYAYEEITLTEIEENISVISLTDTYSKERVSKNFIDRAFHPNDIMNVVHF